A genomic segment from Thermomicrobiales bacterium encodes:
- a CDS encoding TIGR03667 family PPOX class F420-dependent oxidoreductase produces the protein MADVQLDTTTERGRHVAARLREDIVGWLTTVRPSGQPDSVPVWFLWDGATIVIYSRPNQVKLRNIASNPHVSFTIDDTRGGGDVIRIEGTAAVDPAHPQSNANDAYQAKYAQHIVDIGYTAPEFAVAYSEAFVITPTRYRT, from the coding sequence ATGGCTGACGTACAGCTCGATACGACCACAGAGCGCGGCCGCCACGTCGCCGCGCGCTTGCGCGAGGACATCGTCGGCTGGCTGACGACCGTCCGCCCCAGCGGCCAGCCGGATAGCGTGCCGGTCTGGTTCCTCTGGGATGGCGCGACGATCGTGATCTACAGCCGCCCGAACCAGGTCAAGCTGCGCAACATCGCCAGCAACCCGCACGTGTCGTTCACCATCGATGACACCAGAGGCGGCGGCGATGTCATCCGCATCGAAGGCACCGCAGCCGTCGATCCCGCCCACCCGCAGTCCAACGCCAACGACGCCTACCAGGCGAAATACGCCCAACACATCGTCGACATCGGCTACACCGCCCCCGAATTCGCCGTCGCCTACAGCGAAGCGTTCGTGATCACGCCGACGCGGTATCGGACGTAG
- a CDS encoding transposase produces MARSVQHQVCREHNLSDGLVWRWRREYAARGEAAFSPQEQTGSATLERRIAELEQFLWSNWRWRNRVLKGLASARSRNDTP; encoded by the coding sequence ATGGCGAGAAGCGTCCAGCACCAGGTCTGCCGGGAACACAACCTGAGTGACGGCCTGGTCTGGCGCTGGCGACGGGAGTATGCCGCACGCGGTGAGGCCGCCTTCTCCCCGCAGGAGCAGACGGGTTCAGCCACGCTGGAGCGGCGCATCGCCGAGCTGGAGCAGTTCCTGTGGAGCAACTGGCGCTGGAGGAACCGGGTGCTAAAGGGGCTCGCCAGCGCTCGCTCGCGGAACGACACGCCATGA
- the ggt gene encoding gamma-glutamyltransferase produces the protein MRAVVVAPQPRAAEAGAAVLRAGGNAFDAAVAAGFMQMATDPLMCGIGGMGVAHVYLAATGETVVLDFLHRAGSGYIPNRWEGRVRETPTGKRYVEGFPEQMGYQTIMQPGTVAGFGALHERWGSRPWAELLQPAIETLRQGYPVDEYIADFLDERHQYGSSPASPPLDDFLRATEGMAQLWLSDDGRPLRVGDHWVNPDYARTLERLAADGADSFYRGELAHEIAADLAANDALVTAEDLANYRVRERTSLVGSYRDLAIACAPTPCGGTTVLQILALLERFDLAALQHGGADHLHALISAMQLAFADRSERLGDPDFVPDPTAELLSEPHITALHDRIVRGDLVSAPADDVPGTTHMTVADADGNIVAVTHTLGHGSGVIAPDMGFQYNGGGGFDLRPDQPNSAAPGKVRLSGMCPTIVLRDGTPLMALGSPGSNAIINAIVQVISNSVDFGMSPLEAVSVPRVHAEGPSAMLETRTPLATAQALTERGHEITYRPFAYDTLQGRIQLVARTADDQWHGASDPRRQGGVAAYA, from the coding sequence ATGAGAGCAGTCGTCGTCGCACCGCAGCCACGCGCAGCCGAGGCTGGGGCAGCCGTGCTCCGCGCAGGTGGCAACGCCTTCGATGCTGCGGTCGCTGCCGGATTCATGCAAATGGCGACCGACCCGCTGATGTGCGGCATCGGCGGCATGGGTGTCGCCCACGTCTACCTCGCCGCGACTGGCGAAACCGTGGTGCTCGATTTTCTGCACCGCGCCGGATCAGGCTACATCCCCAACCGCTGGGAGGGCCGCGTGCGCGAGACGCCCACCGGCAAGCGCTACGTCGAGGGCTTCCCGGAGCAGATGGGCTATCAGACGATCATGCAGCCGGGCACCGTCGCCGGCTTCGGCGCGCTCCACGAGCGCTGGGGCAGCAGGCCGTGGGCGGAGCTGCTGCAGCCAGCCATCGAGACGCTGCGTCAGGGCTACCCGGTCGATGAATACATCGCCGACTTCCTCGACGAGCGCCACCAGTACGGCTCCAGCCCGGCCAGCCCGCCGCTGGATGACTTCCTGCGCGCCACCGAGGGCATGGCGCAGCTCTGGCTGAGCGACGACGGTCGACCGCTGCGGGTGGGCGACCACTGGGTGAACCCTGATTACGCCCGTACGCTGGAACGCCTCGCTGCCGACGGTGCCGATTCGTTCTATCGCGGCGAGCTGGCGCACGAGATCGCCGCCGACCTGGCCGCCAACGACGCGCTGGTCACCGCCGAGGATCTGGCCAACTACCGCGTCCGCGAGCGCACTTCGCTTGTCGGCAGCTACCGCGACCTGGCCATCGCCTGTGCGCCGACCCCCTGCGGCGGCACGACCGTGCTGCAGATCCTGGCGCTGCTGGAACGCTTCGACCTCGCGGCGTTGCAGCATGGCGGTGCCGATCATCTGCATGCACTCATCTCGGCAATGCAGCTGGCGTTTGCCGATCGCAGCGAGCGTCTCGGCGACCCGGACTTCGTGCCCGACCCGACCGCCGAGCTGCTGAGCGAGCCGCACATCACCGCCCTGCACGACCGCATCGTGCGCGGCGATCTGGTGTCTGCTCCGGCGGACGATGTCCCCGGCACGACGCACATGACAGTCGCTGATGCTGATGGCAACATCGTCGCCGTCACCCACACGCTCGGCCACGGCTCGGGTGTCATCGCGCCGGACATGGGCTTCCAGTACAACGGCGGTGGTGGGTTCGACCTGCGCCCGGATCAGCCTAACTCGGCCGCGCCCGGTAAGGTGCGCCTCTCCGGCATGTGCCCGACGATCGTGCTGCGCGACGGCACGCCGCTCATGGCGCTCGGCAGCCCCGGTAGCAACGCCATCATCAACGCGATCGTGCAGGTCATTAGCAACAGCGTCGATTTCGGCATGTCGCCGCTGGAGGCCGTCTCCGTCCCGCGTGTCCACGCCGAGGGACCGTCGGCGATGCTCGAAACACGCACGCCGCTGGCGACCGCCCAGGCGCTGACCGAGCGCGGCCACGAGATCACCTACCGCCCGTTCGCCTACGACACCTTGCAGGGACGCATCCAGCTCGTCGCCCGCACCGCAGACGACCAGTGGCACGGCGCGTCCGACCCGCGACGCCAGGGTGGCGTCGCTGCCTATGCCTGA